One genomic segment of Helianthus annuus cultivar XRQ/B chromosome 14, HanXRQr2.0-SUNRISE, whole genome shotgun sequence includes these proteins:
- the LOC118486711 gene encoding uncharacterized protein LOC118486711: protein MYSSPLTSVNLISMLNYTGPLKEIHSININPSCPYQLGFHLQDGRSGVLDMHNFQVSHIHCPPPSPWLDGQNTAIYESTRRKPSWLPNHSIYVVPSTSSNGLHLLDFYPHSSSPCHVDHGDSKSTRTSTVERKKSAFVPLSKRVTACVIHPLNDTIVAGTMEASLLVISQKHLCKRGDDDDYHS, encoded by the exons ATGTATTCTTCTCCTCTAACATCAGTAAATTTAATATCTATGCTGAATTATACCGGGCCTCTAAAG GAAATACATTCGATCAACATTAATCCTTCTTGTCCATATCAGCTGGGTTTCCATCTTCAAGATGGTCG GTCTGGTGTTTTGGATATGCATAATTTCCAAGTGTCACATATCCATTGCCCTCCCCCTTCTCCTTGGCT GGATGGACAGAATACTGCAATCTATGAATCCACCCGAAGGAAACCATCATGGCTTCCTAATCATTCG ATTTATGTAGTTCCGTCGACTTCTAGCAATGGTCTTCATCTTTTAGATTTTTACCCACACAGCAGCTCCCCATGCCATGTAGATCATGG TGATTCAAAGAGTACACGGACAAGTACTGTTGAGCGTAAGAAAAGTGCATTTGTACCCTTATCTAAACGTGTTACTGCTTGTGTCATTCATCCACTTAATGACACCATTGTTGCGGGAACCATG gAAGCATCCTTATTAGTGATTTCTCAAAAGCATCTTTGCAAGAGAGGAGATGACGATGATTATCATTCATGA
- the LOC110904330 gene encoding uncharacterized protein LOC110904330, with protein sequence MEKYAVPVAPIGENPKPITRSHWKRSLIELTGKCNRHHLHDVAPRLMQSYSEIGAFPHKYKYHNEDTPCKTHFRQYYRFVLDEPPSVITGIRQSVLGVSALEFDAKGIYLASVTKPGCLTVHEFESLYTSTREDQGKQLLHIPVFSGANAVRWNPASQDEVVCTSLINNEVLIFDIGYVSSEPTEVLRKRPTVNVHGSSVRQGFSDIALSNDDARVLASDTYGAISIWDRRASNLPQSGLTTNAIYGLTSIQLDENQCVIGATKSGFIYIWDLRGGRSSAAFQSHKEAYSSPLTSVRLSSMLNKIGPLKAQSNILPKEIQSININPSCSYQLGFHLDDGWSGVLDLHNFQVSHIHCPPPPWLDESNDVIPMSPPRKASWLPKHSIYAVGSTSNNGLHLLDFYPHTSSPCHVDYDDSKNPGETLECKQNVFVPLSGLVTACATHPLNGTIVAGTVEASLIMISQKHLCKKGDDDDMMATLSIHERQ encoded by the exons ATGGAAAAGTACGCAGTTCCGGTAGCTCCGATCGGTGAAAACCCTAAGCCAATCACAAG GTCGCACTGGAAAAGAAGCCTCATTGAATTGACCGGAAAATGCAATCGTCATCACCTTCACGACGTCGCCCCACGCCTGATGCAATCGTACTCTGAA ATTGGGGCATTTccgcataagtataagtatcatAACGAGGATACACCTTGCAAAACGCATTTCAGACAGTATTATCGTTTTGTTCTG gATGAACCGCCGTCAGTTATCACCGGCATCAGACAGTCAGT GTTGGGTGTCTCTGCGTTGGAATTTGATGCAAAG gGAATATATTTGGCATCAGTGACTAAACCAGGGTGCTTAACAGTACACGAGTTTGAATCTCTATACACGA GTACAAGGGAAGATCAAGGGAAACAATTGCTACACATTCCTGTATTTAGTGGTGCGAATGCTGTTCGCTGGAATCCTGCTAGTCAGGATGAG GTTGTATGTACATCCCTGATCAATAATGAAGTTCTTATCTTTGACATTGGTTATGTTTCTTCTGAACCGACCgag GTATTAAGAAAAAGGCCTACTGTCAATGTTCATGGTAGTAGTGTGCGACAAGGTTTTTCTGACATAGCCTTGTCTAATGATGATGCAAG GGTACTTGCTTCCGATACATATGGAGCAATAAGTATATGGGACAGGAGAGCAAGCAATCTTCCACAATCTGGGCTTACAACTAATGCAATTTACGGCCTTACCAGCATCCAACTCGATGAGAATCAA TGTGTGATTGGTGCTACTAAGAGTGGCTTTATATATATTTGGGATCTACGTGGTGGAAGATCTTCAGCTGCTTTTCAAAGTCACAAGGAG GCATACTCTTCTCCTCTAACATCAGTAAGGTTATCATCCATGCTGAATAAAATCGGGCCTCTGAAG GCACAATCAAATATTTTACCTAAAGAAATACAGTCTATCAACATTAATccttcttgttcatatcaactAGGGTTCCATCTTGATGATGGTTG GTCTGGTGTTTTGGATTTGCACAATTTCCAAGTGTCACATATTCATTGCCCTCCCCCTCCCTGGCT GGATGAATCAAATGATGTAATTCCTATGTCCCCACCAAGGAAAGCATCATGGCTACCTAAACACTCT ATTTATGCAGTTGGGTCGACTTCAAATAATGGTCTGCACCTTTTAGACTTTTATCCACACACCAGCTCTCCGTGCCATGTAGATTACGA CGACTCAAAGAATCCCGGTGAGACCCTTGAGTGCAAACAAAATGTATTTGTACCATTATCTGGACTTGTTACTGCTTGTGCTACTCATCCCCTTAATGGAACCATTGTTGCTGGAACCGTG gaagcgTCTCTAATAATGATTTCTCAAAAGCACCTTTGCaagaaaggagatgatgatgatatgatggCGACGTTGAGCATTCATGAAAGACAATAA